Proteins encoded together in one Chryseobacterium sp. G0201 window:
- a CDS encoding tetratricopeptide repeat protein yields the protein MNRQKFIDKFMTAFFILVIIKVIGILAQLFHQSFWSVIGTLVIFAFVAFIIFIVLIRLEDKEKEKQASGRKGGAGGGNFYLEPSLFDKIRSKYEDLAQKYIDEKDYKRAAKVYMNLLRDHYRGAQTLQDGGFYNEAAVIYLKKLKNKSEAANCYEKAKQYRKAIDLYKELEQKEKVGDLYIEIHDIKNAHTYYQMVVDDYVNNNQMVKASLIYRKKMETPEAAQQVLLNGWEENKDAFNCLNNYFANIFDVKKLDSEIKNLYKKTPSDKKNIYLEALKYEFKKDEKLHSTTRNIAYEIIAEKVNTHSEIVNELKHFNPKDEVILKDISRFKTGRNKMFRN from the coding sequence ATGAATAGGCAGAAGTTTATAGACAAGTTCATGACGGCATTTTTTATTCTGGTGATCATCAAGGTTATCGGGATTTTAGCGCAGCTTTTTCATCAGAGTTTTTGGAGTGTTATTGGGACTTTAGTGATTTTTGCCTTCGTTGCATTTATCATTTTCATTGTCCTTATTCGTTTAGAAGACAAGGAAAAAGAAAAACAAGCATCCGGCCGTAAAGGTGGAGCTGGTGGCGGCAATTTCTATCTTGAACCTTCACTTTTCGATAAGATTAGAAGTAAATACGAAGACTTAGCTCAAAAATATATTGACGAAAAAGATTACAAAAGAGCTGCAAAAGTGTACATGAATCTTCTTCGTGACCATTATCGTGGCGCTCAAACATTGCAAGATGGTGGATTTTATAATGAAGCAGCTGTAATTTATCTTAAAAAATTAAAAAATAAATCTGAAGCAGCAAACTGTTATGAAAAAGCAAAACAATACAGAAAAGCTATCGATTTGTATAAAGAACTAGAACAAAAAGAAAAAGTTGGGGATTTATATATTGAAATTCATGATATAAAAAATGCACATACCTACTATCAAATGGTCGTTGATGATTATGTAAACAATAATCAGATGGTAAAAGCGTCATTAATTTATCGCAAAAAAATGGAAACACCGGAAGCTGCTCAACAGGTTTTATTAAATGGCTGGGAGGAAAATAAAGATGCTTTTAATTGCCTTAATAATTATTTTGCGAATATTTTTGATGTGAAAAAACTGGACAGCGAAATTAAAAATTTATATAAGAAAACTCCATCTGATAAAAAGAATATTTATCTGGAAGCCTTGAAGTATGAGTTTAAAAAAGATGAAAAACTTCATTCTACAACAAGAAATATAGCATACGAAATTATTGCAGAAAAGGTAAACACCCATTCAGAAATCGTAAATGAGCTGAAACATTTCAATCCAAAAGATGAAGTTATTCTAAAAGATATTTCCAGGTTTAAAACTGGGAGGAATAAAATGTTTAGGAATTAA
- a CDS encoding ribonuclease H-like YkuK family protein codes for METQQQTWQNMTGKIFQHSITQLVEEAIIREQANGHRLKVCVGSDSHVYGDAINYATAVVFIREGKGAFTFIRKEREIQNISIKERMLNEVNKSVEIAYAICSILETYDVEMEVHADINTDPDFKSNVALKDAMGYILGMGYVFKAKPHAFASSNCADMMV; via the coding sequence ATGGAAACGCAACAACAAACATGGCAGAACATGACCGGAAAAATTTTCCAACACTCTATCACACAGCTGGTAGAAGAAGCCATCATCCGCGAACAGGCAAATGGACACCGACTGAAAGTGTGTGTGGGTTCAGACTCCCACGTTTATGGTGACGCCATTAATTATGCTACGGCAGTTGTCTTTATTCGTGAGGGAAAAGGAGCGTTTACCTTTATCAGAAAAGAAAGAGAAATACAGAATATCAGTATCAAAGAGCGAATGTTGAACGAGGTCAACAAATCCGTAGAAATCGCCTATGCAATTTGCTCTATTCTGGAAACTTATGATGTGGAAATGGAGGTACACGCAGACATTAACACCGACCCTGATTTTAAATCCAACGTTGCTTTGAAAGACGCAATGGGATATATTCTGGGAATGGGATATGTGTTTAAAGCAAAGCCTCACGCATTCGCAAGTTCAAATTGTGCTGATATGATGGTTTAA
- a CDS encoding cyclic-phosphate processing receiver domain-containing protein, whose translation MISFDHDLADEHYLEQDSQEFVEKTGYDCAKWLVEYCMDNYLDLPKFYCHSMNPVGKANIEGLLENFKNY comes from the coding sequence ATGATTTCTTTTGACCACGACCTTGCTGATGAACATTATTTAGAACAAGATTCTCAGGAATTTGTTGAAAAAACAGGTTACGATTGTGCAAAATGGTTGGTAGAATATTGCATGGATAACTATTTGGACTTACCAAAATTCTACTGCCACTCAATGAATCCTGTTGGAAAAGCAAATATTGAAGGTCTTTTAGAGAATTTTAAAAACTATTAA
- a CDS encoding 3'-5' exonuclease has product MKTTNQILIVDLEATCWENDRIPKGQKVDIIEIGICELDRTTKSISKKQSIYVIPERSKISKFCTELTGITPQLIKEKGIHFEEACEKIRDEYDSTFLTWAGFGNFDKEQIMEQCDYLGIENPFSENYLNVMNQFKGYNGLHKMMGLKRALKFLNMDFEGNHHSGADDAYNAARILREILE; this is encoded by the coding sequence ATGAAAACAACAAATCAAATATTAATAGTCGACTTAGAAGCTACGTGTTGGGAAAACGACAGAATTCCCAAAGGGCAAAAAGTCGATATTATAGAAATAGGAATTTGCGAATTAGACAGAACAACAAAATCAATTTCCAAGAAACAAAGCATTTATGTCATTCCTGAAAGGTCTAAAATCAGTAAATTTTGTACTGAACTTACAGGAATTACTCCACAATTAATAAAAGAAAAAGGAATTCATTTCGAAGAAGCCTGCGAGAAAATAAGGGATGAATATGATTCAACTTTCCTTACCTGGGCAGGTTTTGGAAATTTTGATAAAGAGCAGATCATGGAACAGTGTGATTATCTCGGAATCGAAAATCCTTTTTCAGAAAATTATCTGAATGTGATGAATCAATTCAAAGGATATAATGGACTTCATAAAATGATGGGTTTAAAAAGAGCCCTGAAGTTCCTGAACATGGATTTTGAAGGTAATCATCACAGCGGAGCAGACGATGCTTATAATGCA